The following are from one region of the Bradyrhizobium sediminis genome:
- a CDS encoding lysozyme inhibitor LprI family protein: MSASRRLSALAVAAACLVPVSANAMDEYLRASSHGPTLLGLCGGAGAAASSAACTEMDLDALTARIEKALQVALAKAPATIRPLLKRDQAWFNEIMLNAAESMTQPDDDFREAFVATLRRRATTLEGVAQGFGRPGVAGRWVNAFGSVTVTPADGGYRLAIDTSAVYGTGSDRRRECKAMAEVRPGPGGWLTGVVLPDDAKPAKAEGGGIKMRRQGETLRVIGGQQWLDEERPSCEYMWQVTASYFADGRPDAVAAADKADASFVAPTFDCTRPITASDEEICADPDLAENDRKLNRAWKALLPRLDEATRRALTEDQRNWVGSQTNQYPQFLHPAWEKTTSYMHFTSDARDKLDRLQRERIALLDGFDDKRSGLAGIWLGYNAILKVTATKDGGLKAEGWKWDQGDWKAGCDYEMTGKIVNGAFRSGSGRKNPDKNPDTLERDHASLIVNRLDDVFARKRDGSDEADEPKCKRNYTNSSTARLFPARPSPDIDNLGGSIR, from the coding sequence ATGTCCGCTTCACGCCGTCTCTCGGCACTGGCCGTCGCCGCCGCATGTCTGGTACCCGTTTCCGCCAACGCCATGGACGAATATCTGCGCGCCTCAAGTCACGGGCCGACCCTGCTCGGACTGTGCGGCGGCGCCGGCGCGGCGGCCTCGTCCGCCGCCTGCACGGAAATGGATCTGGACGCGCTGACCGCTCGAATCGAGAAGGCGCTGCAGGTTGCGCTCGCCAAGGCGCCGGCGACGATCCGGCCGCTGTTGAAGCGCGACCAGGCATGGTTCAATGAAATCATGCTGAATGCGGCGGAATCGATGACACAACCCGATGACGATTTTCGGGAGGCGTTCGTGGCGACGCTGCGCCGGCGCGCCACCACGCTCGAAGGCGTAGCGCAAGGTTTTGGCCGCCCCGGCGTCGCCGGGCGATGGGTCAATGCCTTCGGCAGCGTGACCGTGACCCCGGCCGACGGCGGCTATCGGCTGGCGATCGACACCAGCGCGGTTTACGGCACCGGCAGCGACCGCCGCCGGGAATGCAAGGCGATGGCTGAAGTCAGGCCTGGGCCGGGAGGCTGGTTGACCGGCGTCGTCCTGCCCGACGATGCGAAGCCGGCGAAGGCGGAGGGCGGCGGCATCAAGATGAGGCGTCAGGGCGAGACATTACGCGTGATCGGCGGCCAGCAATGGCTCGACGAAGAGCGGCCGAGCTGCGAATATATGTGGCAGGTCACCGCGAGCTATTTCGCCGACGGCAGACCGGACGCGGTGGCGGCGGCGGACAAGGCCGACGCTTCATTCGTTGCGCCGACCTTCGACTGCACGCGGCCGATTACAGCGAGCGACGAGGAGATCTGCGCCGATCCTGATTTGGCCGAAAACGACCGGAAGCTGAACCGGGCGTGGAAAGCGCTGCTGCCGCGGCTCGACGAGGCGACGCGCCGCGCCCTGACCGAGGACCAGCGCAACTGGGTCGGTTCGCAGACCAACCAGTATCCGCAGTTCCTGCATCCCGCCTGGGAGAAGACAACGTCCTACATGCATTTCACGTCAGACGCGCGCGACAAGCTGGACCGGCTGCAGCGCGAACGGATCGCGCTGCTCGACGGCTTCGACGACAAGCGCAGCGGCTTGGCCGGCATTTGGCTCGGCTACAACGCGATCCTGAAAGTGACCGCGACAAAGGACGGCGGCCTGAAGGCCGAGGGCTGGAAATGGGACCAGGGCGACTGGAAGGCCGGCTGCGACTACGAGATGACAGGCAAGATCGTCAACGGCGCCTTTCGCTCCGGATCGGGACGCAAGAACCCCGACAAGAACCCCGATACGCTGGAGCGCGATCACGCAAGCCTGATCGTCAACCGCCTGGACGACGTCTTCGCCAGAAAGCGCGACGGCTCCGACGAGGCCGACGAGCCGAAATGCAAACGCAATTACACCAACTCGTCGACCGCGCGGCTGTTCCCCGCCCGCCCCTCGCCCGACATCGACAACCTCGGCGGCTCGATCCGGTAA
- a CDS encoding gamma-glutamyltransferase: MSDQFSNAQQIRKPAISSKGGIVAAQSRKAAEIGAAVLADGGDCVDAVIATTFALGVLEPWMSGVGGGGVMVLYRARDNRYEVIDYGMRAPNSLNPADYPLTGEGAASDIFPWPRVTDDRNLHGPGSIAVPGVVAGMEEAHRRHARMPWQDLLAPSVDLAGKGLSVDWWTTLMIASTAADLRRYPASAAAYLKDGLPPNAQWGIKSTVRLPQDRLKATLSYLAAEGPRDFYQGDLARSIATDVQAAGGSLSAADLAAFRAYGREALAIPYRGGNVYATPELTCGPTLAHTLRLLQQNLKPGRNGPDAAAYTEYALALQSAYRERLQDMGDADGRRALGAEHLAPSCTTHFSIVDRDGNMAAVTQTLLSTFGSKFVTPQSGITMNNGIMWFDPTPGQPNSLEPGKRCLTNYTPVLAEAADGRRLAVGASGGRRILPAVTQLLSFVMDYGMDLESAIHTPRIDASEGAVVIGDVRLPAQVRETLRGRFDYEEARVQTFPMKFACPSVVLRNGETNSGATEIAQPWGDAVAEG, from the coding sequence ATGAGCGACCAGTTCTCCAACGCCCAGCAGATCCGCAAACCCGCCATATCCTCCAAAGGCGGCATCGTCGCCGCGCAGTCGCGCAAGGCCGCCGAGATCGGCGCCGCGGTGCTGGCTGATGGCGGCGACTGCGTCGACGCCGTGATCGCCACCACGTTCGCGCTCGGGGTGCTGGAGCCCTGGATGAGCGGCGTCGGCGGCGGCGGGGTGATGGTGCTCTACCGCGCCCGCGACAACCGCTATGAGGTGATCGACTACGGCATGCGCGCGCCGAACAGCCTCAACCCTGCGGACTATCCGCTGACCGGCGAAGGTGCCGCCTCCGACATCTTCCCCTGGCCGCGGGTCACGGACGACCGCAACCTGCACGGCCCCGGCTCGATCGCCGTGCCCGGCGTGGTCGCCGGCATGGAGGAGGCGCATCGCCGCCACGCCAGGATGCCGTGGCAGGACCTGCTGGCGCCGAGCGTCGATCTCGCCGGCAAGGGCCTCTCGGTGGACTGGTGGACCACGCTGATGATTGCGAGCACCGCTGCCGACCTGCGCCGCTACCCCGCCAGCGCCGCCGCTTATCTCAAGGACGGCCTGCCGCCGAACGCGCAATGGGGCATCAAGTCGACCGTGCGGCTGCCGCAGGACCGGCTGAAAGCGACGCTGTCCTACCTCGCCGCCGAAGGCCCGCGCGATTTCTACCAGGGCGACCTCGCACGCAGCATCGCAACCGACGTGCAGGCCGCCGGCGGCTCGTTGTCGGCCGCAGACCTCGCTGCGTTCCGCGCTTACGGGCGCGAAGCGCTGGCCATTCCCTATCGCGGCGGCAACGTCTACGCGACGCCGGAGCTGACCTGCGGCCCGACGCTGGCGCATACGCTGCGCCTGCTGCAGCAGAACCTGAAACCCGGGCGCAATGGGCCGGATGCGGCCGCCTACACCGAATATGCGCTGGCGCTGCAATCGGCTTATCGCGAACGCCTGCAGGACATGGGCGACGCCGACGGCCGCCGCGCGCTCGGCGCCGAGCATCTGGCCCCCAGCTGCACCACGCATTTTTCGATCGTCGACCGCGACGGCAACATGGCGGCGGTGACGCAAACCCTGCTGTCGACCTTCGGCTCGAAATTCGTGACGCCGCAGAGCGGCATCACCATGAACAACGGCATCATGTGGTTCGATCCGACGCCGGGCCAGCCGAACTCGCTCGAGCCGGGCAAGCGCTGCCTGACCAATTACACGCCGGTACTGGCGGAGGCCGCCGACGGCCGGCGGCTCGCGGTCGGCGCTTCGGGTGGACGACGCATCCTGCCGGCGGTGACGCAATTGCTGTCGTTCGTGATGGATTACGGCATGGACCTGGAATCGGCGATCCACACCCCGCGCATCGATGCCAGCGAAGGCGCGGTCGTGATCGGCGACGTTCGCCTGCCGGCGCAGGTGCGGGAAACCTTGCGCGGACGCTTCGACTACGAAGAGGCGCGGGTGCAGACGTTCCCGATGAAGTTCGCCTGCCCGAGCGTGGTACTGCGCAACGGCGAGACCAACTCAGGCGCCACCGAAATCGCGCAGCCCTGGGGCGACGCGGTGGCGGAGGGATAG
- a CDS encoding AI-2E family transporter yields the protein MFESRSLTRQAISNIALALGLVLGAVLCYLLAVPFLAAIVWSVTLAILFSPLDARIGKKIRFPGLSAAATVAITAIIVVVPGILVAGTLVNEAVRSAPVINGLIDAHGWTRAMDAHPRLAPVLQWISERLDIPDLLRTLASWLAGWSGSVVRTSFSGLVSLFLTFYFLFYLLRDRSEAVAVIQQNLPLSESEFGRVADRVVDTIFATVLGTAAVAALQGGLGGAMFWWLGLPAPVFWGVLMGLLAIVPFLGAFVIWAPTAAVLALSGNYSSAIILAVWGTIVVGLVDNVVYPILVGNKLKMHTVLSFIAVVGGLMLLGAPGVVLGPLIVAVSLTLIEIWRQRAADRVEAA from the coding sequence ATGTTCGAAAGCCGTTCGCTCACCCGCCAAGCCATTTCGAATATCGCGCTGGCTCTGGGCCTCGTTCTCGGTGCCGTGCTTTGCTATTTGCTCGCAGTGCCGTTTCTTGCCGCGATCGTCTGGTCGGTGACGCTTGCGATCCTGTTTTCGCCGCTCGACGCGAGAATCGGAAAGAAAATCAGATTTCCCGGTCTGTCCGCGGCCGCGACGGTCGCCATCACGGCGATCATCGTCGTCGTTCCCGGCATCCTGGTGGCCGGTACCCTGGTCAACGAGGCGGTGCGCAGCGCGCCCGTCATCAACGGCTTGATAGACGCGCACGGCTGGACGCGTGCGATGGATGCCCATCCACGGCTCGCGCCGGTGCTGCAGTGGATCAGCGAGCGGCTCGACATTCCCGATCTGCTCCGCACGCTGGCTTCGTGGCTGGCGGGATGGAGCGGATCGGTGGTGCGCACTTCGTTTTCGGGGTTGGTCAGCCTGTTCCTGACTTTTTACTTCCTGTTCTATCTGCTGCGCGACAGGTCGGAAGCCGTCGCGGTCATCCAGCAGAATTTGCCCTTGTCGGAAAGCGAGTTCGGAAGGGTAGCCGACCGGGTCGTCGACACCATTTTCGCCACGGTGCTGGGGACGGCGGCCGTGGCCGCGCTGCAGGGCGGGCTCGGTGGCGCGATGTTCTGGTGGCTGGGATTGCCGGCGCCGGTGTTCTGGGGCGTGCTGATGGGACTGCTCGCCATCGTTCCATTCCTCGGGGCGTTTGTGATCTGGGCGCCGACGGCGGCAGTCCTCGCGCTCAGCGGCAATTACTCCTCCGCCATCATTCTGGCGGTCTGGGGCACCATCGTCGTCGGCCTGGTCGACAATGTCGTCTACCCGATACTGGTCGGCAACAAACTCAAGATGCACACCGTGCTTTCGTTCATCGCCGTGGTCGGCGGCCTGATGCTGCTGGGCGCGCCCGGCGTCGTGCTGGGCCCTCTCATCGTCGCCGTCTCCCTGACGTTGATCGAGATCTGGCGGCAGCGAGCCGCGGATCGCGTCGAGGCGGCTTAG
- a CDS encoding GNAT family N-acetyltransferase: MEHFSTSRLTAEKLHEGHLADLVALHLDPDVSRYLGGVRSPEATETYLTVNIAHWERHGFGLWVLRTHTGEFAGRAGIRHLVLDGVNEVEIAYTFKRALWGQGLASEITKALMNLGLVQLKLPSLVGVVAVENTASRHVLERAEFILERSGIYHGDQVVIYRSPIAVHVPGHRRRPANA, from the coding sequence ATGGAACACTTCAGCACCAGCAGGTTGACCGCGGAGAAGCTACACGAAGGCCATCTTGCCGACCTGGTGGCGCTGCACCTCGACCCGGACGTCTCTCGCTACCTGGGTGGCGTGCGTTCACCGGAGGCGACGGAGACGTACCTAACCGTCAACATCGCACATTGGGAGCGGCATGGATTTGGGCTCTGGGTATTGAGGACGCATACGGGAGAGTTCGCCGGGCGAGCGGGGATCCGACATCTCGTCCTCGATGGCGTAAACGAGGTCGAGATTGCCTACACGTTCAAGCGCGCACTTTGGGGCCAGGGATTGGCGAGCGAAATCACGAAGGCACTGATGAACCTCGGTCTGGTGCAGCTCAAGTTGCCGTCCCTGGTCGGCGTGGTAGCTGTCGAGAATACGGCGTCCCGGCACGTTCTGGAAAGAGCAGAATTTATCCTCGAGAGGAGCGGGATATATCACGGCGACCAGGTTGTGATTTATCGCTCGCCAATCGCTGTACACGTTCCAGGACATCGGCGAAGGCCAGCAAACGCTTGA
- a CDS encoding HGGxSTG domain-containing protein — MSNHARNTGPMRASPRCGAKTHAGGSCRSPAVRGKRRCRMHGGAPGSGAQKGNRNARRHGLFTGEAIAERKQIRALLGEARKLLQEMK; from the coding sequence TTGAGCAATCACGCCCGCAATACCGGCCCGATGCGGGCGAGCCCGCGGTGCGGCGCAAAAACCCACGCCGGCGGATCGTGCCGCTCGCCGGCGGTGCGCGGCAAGCGGCGCTGCCGCATGCACGGCGGTGCGCCGGGATCCGGCGCTCAAAAAGGAAACCGGAACGCGCGCCGGCACGGCCTGTTCACCGGGGAGGCGATTGCCGAGCGCAAGCAGATTCGGGCCTTGCTGGGCGAAGCGCGGAAGTTGCTGCAGGAGATGAAGTGA
- a CDS encoding cytochrome b has protein sequence MQIFNSPTRYGAVAQSLHWLVVVLVILAWVLGVSDDLLPKGPAREAGLYIHITAGLLVIVLTFVRLLWRTVDPSPPAESTEFGDWSFAGWMGLGAKLAHFGLYVLLVAAPLVGIAVQFARGNGLPVFGLFEIASPWPADRAFARDLKGIHELLSHGLLALAALHAAAALVHHWVFGDRTLTRMLPGSDAGR, from the coding sequence ATGCAAATCTTCAACTCGCCGACGCGCTACGGCGCCGTTGCACAGTCGCTGCACTGGCTTGTGGTGGTGCTGGTGATCCTGGCCTGGGTGCTCGGCGTATCGGACGACCTGCTGCCGAAGGGACCGGCGCGGGAGGCGGGGCTTTACATTCATATCACCGCCGGATTGCTGGTGATCGTGTTGACGTTCGTGCGCCTGCTGTGGCGCACGGTGGATCCGTCGCCGCCGGCCGAGAGCACCGAATTCGGCGACTGGTCGTTTGCCGGCTGGATGGGCCTCGGAGCCAAACTGGCGCATTTCGGGTTGTACGTGCTGCTGGTGGCGGCTCCCCTGGTCGGCATCGCGGTGCAGTTTGCCCGGGGGAATGGCTTGCCGGTGTTCGGGCTGTTCGAGATCGCTTCGCCGTGGCCCGCCGACCGCGCTTTCGCGCGCGATCTGAAGGGAATTCACGAATTGCTGTCGCATGGGCTGTTGGCATTGGCCGCCCTGCATGCCGCGGCGGCGCTGGTGCATCATTGGGTGTTCGGAGATCGCACGCTGACCCGGATGCTGCCGGGATCGGATGCCGGCCGATAG
- a CDS encoding Fic family protein, translating to MSWNWEKPDWPNFTYDSTALAPLEERFLLQSGEFIGAFKHIGADDQDILKIELISDEAVKTSEIEGEILNRDSVQSSLRHQLGLGAEGPGITPAERGIAKMMVDLYRSFADSLTDKTMFDWHRMLLGADRSIRVIGGYRTHAEAMQVVSGPIHEPTVHFEAPPSSRVPDEMKRFVTWFNDTAPGGKTPLSPLTRAGVTHLYFVCIHPFEDGNGRIGRALAEKSLAQNLGQPSLIALAYTIERKRNDYYASLERNNKETEITSWLKYFANTILEAQNNTIRRVDFYVAKAKFYEKHRGTINKRQEKVIARIFREGIDGFKGGLSAENYISITGTSRATATRDLQDLVEKGALTKTGELRHTRYQLNLAKPS from the coding sequence ATGAGCTGGAACTGGGAAAAACCGGATTGGCCGAATTTCACATATGATTCAACGGCTTTGGCGCCGCTGGAAGAGCGGTTCCTGCTCCAGTCCGGAGAGTTCATCGGCGCTTTCAAGCATATAGGGGCTGATGACCAGGATATCCTCAAAATCGAGCTCATCAGCGACGAGGCCGTAAAAACCTCCGAAATCGAGGGCGAAATCCTCAACCGCGACAGCGTTCAATCGTCGCTGCGCCATCAGCTTGGGTTGGGAGCAGAAGGGCCCGGCATAACACCGGCTGAACGCGGCATCGCGAAAATGATGGTCGATCTCTACCGCAGCTTTGCGGACTCACTTACCGACAAGACGATGTTCGACTGGCACCGCATGTTGCTGGGCGCCGACAGATCCATCCGGGTCATCGGCGGCTACCGGACGCACGCCGAAGCCATGCAGGTCGTCTCGGGCCCGATCCATGAACCCACGGTGCATTTCGAGGCCCCGCCGTCCAGCCGCGTGCCGGACGAGATGAAGCGGTTCGTCACTTGGTTCAACGATACTGCGCCCGGAGGCAAGACTCCGTTGTCGCCGCTGACGCGCGCCGGCGTTACCCATCTGTACTTCGTGTGTATTCACCCGTTCGAAGACGGCAACGGCCGCATAGGCCGCGCCCTCGCGGAAAAATCCCTCGCGCAAAATCTTGGTCAACCCAGCCTGATTGCGCTCGCCTATACGATTGAGCGGAAGCGCAATGATTATTACGCCTCCTTGGAGCGCAATAACAAAGAGACCGAGATCACCAGCTGGCTCAAATATTTTGCGAACACGATTCTGGAAGCCCAGAACAACACCATCAGGCGTGTGGATTTCTACGTCGCCAAGGCGAAGTTCTACGAGAAGCATCGCGGCACGATCAACAAGCGTCAGGAGAAAGTCATCGCCCGGATATTCCGCGAAGGCATCGACGGCTTCAAGGGCGGCTTGAGCGCAGAGAACTATATCAGCATTACCGGAACCTCCCGCGCCACGGCGACGAGAGATTTGCAGGATCTTGTCGAGAAGGGCGCATTGACCAAGACCGGAGAGCTGCGTCACACCCGGTATCAGCTTAATTTGGCCAAGCCGTCGTGA
- a CDS encoding flavin-containing monooxygenase has product MTEETKSHYEVIVVGAGVAGIYQIKRLADLGVDALVLDGASDLGGTWYWNRYPGARFDSESYTYGYSFSREVLDEWHWKERFSSQPENLRYLNFVADKFGLRKYMQFNCKVEAAHFDEARDLWRLRISDGRELTCRFVIMAVGLLSAPTLPRIEGMDRFKGRSFHTFYWPHQPVEMAGKKVAIIGTGATAIQIIGEIADKVGELTVFQRRPNWSAPLNNSPISDAEMTDIRSRYDEIWATCARTPGGFEHEPDRRGFYEVTREERLKLWDRLYDEPGFGIWLSNFREIFTDEAANAEFSAYIADRIRRRVRDPVVAEKLIPRDHGFGVQRVPLETNYFEAYNRSNVHLVDISETPIERITETGLRTSARDYDFDIIVYSTGFDAITGAFDHIDISGVGGEKLFDKWKDGPSTFLGMLVHGFPNLLMPTGPQSGSASTNFPRGIETGVNWCTALLQHMWDRGYARADATAAAEARWTAHVTKMYSIMLMRKAKSWFTGYNSNVPGHEQGKVRYFVYNGGAPKYVAAISEVAAMGYEGIVLTPEIRPSVRPLAASVDAKAG; this is encoded by the coding sequence ATGACCGAGGAAACCAAGTCACACTACGAGGTCATCGTCGTTGGCGCGGGTGTGGCCGGGATCTATCAGATCAAGCGGCTCGCCGACCTCGGGGTGGATGCCCTGGTGCTCGACGGAGCCTCCGACCTCGGCGGCACTTGGTACTGGAACCGCTACCCGGGCGCCCGGTTCGACTCCGAGAGCTACACCTACGGCTATTCGTTCTCCAGGGAAGTGCTCGACGAGTGGCACTGGAAGGAACGGTTTTCGAGCCAGCCGGAGAACCTGCGCTATCTCAACTTCGTCGCCGACAAGTTCGGCTTGCGCAAATACATGCAGTTCAACTGCAAGGTCGAGGCGGCGCATTTCGACGAGGCGCGCGACCTGTGGCGACTCCGGATCAGCGACGGCCGCGAGCTGACCTGCCGCTTCGTCATCATGGCGGTCGGGCTGCTCTCGGCGCCGACGCTGCCGCGGATTGAAGGCATGGACCGCTTCAAGGGCCGCTCGTTCCACACCTTCTACTGGCCGCACCAGCCGGTCGAGATGGCCGGCAAGAAGGTCGCCATCATCGGCACCGGCGCCACCGCCATCCAGATCATCGGCGAGATCGCCGACAAGGTCGGCGAACTGACGGTGTTTCAGCGCCGGCCGAACTGGAGCGCGCCGCTCAACAACTCGCCGATTTCGGACGCGGAGATGACCGACATCCGCTCGCGCTACGACGAAATCTGGGCGACCTGCGCCCGCACCCCCGGCGGCTTCGAGCATGAGCCTGATCGCCGCGGTTTCTACGAGGTGACGCGCGAGGAACGGCTGAAGCTGTGGGACCGGCTCTACGACGAGCCCGGTTTCGGAATCTGGCTGAGCAATTTCCGCGAGATCTTTACCGACGAGGCGGCCAATGCGGAGTTCTCCGCCTACATTGCCGACCGGATCCGCCGCCGCGTCAGGGATCCCGTGGTCGCGGAGAAGCTGATCCCCAGGGATCACGGCTTCGGCGTGCAGCGGGTGCCGCTGGAGACCAATTATTTCGAGGCCTATAACCGCAGCAACGTGCACCTCGTCGATATCAGCGAGACGCCGATCGAGCGGATCACCGAGACCGGCCTGCGCACCAGCGCGCGCGACTACGACTTCGACATCATCGTCTATTCCACCGGCTTCGACGCCATCACCGGCGCGTTCGACCACATCGACATCAGCGGGGTCGGCGGCGAGAAATTGTTCGACAAGTGGAAGGACGGCCCGTCGACCTTCCTCGGCATGCTGGTTCACGGCTTCCCGAATCTGTTGATGCCGACCGGGCCGCAGAGCGGCTCGGCGTCGACGAACTTTCCGCGCGGCATCGAAACCGGCGTCAACTGGTGCACCGCTCTGCTCCAGCACATGTGGGACCGCGGCTATGCGCGCGCCGATGCGACGGCCGCGGCCGAAGCGCGCTGGACCGCCCACGTCACCAAGATGTATTCGATCATGCTGATGCGAAAGGCCAAGTCCTGGTTCACCGGCTACAACTCCAACGTCCCCGGCCACGAGCAGGGCAAGGTCCGCTACTTCGTCTACAATGGCGGCGCGCCGAAATATGTCGCCGCCATCAGCGAGGTCGCCGCCATGGGCTATGAGGGGATCGTCCTCACCCCGGAGATACGGCCCTCGGTCAGGCCGCTGGCCGCGAGCGTCGATGCCAAGGCGGGCTGA
- a CDS encoding S1 family peptidase — protein sequence MKWLLSVVFAAAGMWVPASAAPLPPDVTKVVSFIFHADDTGNVARDDSKKPIPMGTGFFIGIKLEDPTKSGIYFVTAKHVLKDEQGRYRKRVYVRVNSKEGDPNLAPLDVLPGASNVYTHSDATVDLAVVPVALDERILDFRFIGEELLTTKQSLKELKIGEGSDVFFVGLFTSFYGQRKNFPIARFGRVAMISDEKIPWRDGPSQPIQEADLYLLETQSYGGNSGSPVFFYLGPDRIPGQLFTGADIKLAGVMRGTFLNGSPIQFRQSPTAVIPFSTQNIGIAAVTPAHLLHDILYSEPLVKMRAAIGGDKKPQEPASIKPTEPAQ from the coding sequence ATGAAGTGGCTCTTGTCCGTTGTATTCGCGGCTGCGGGCATGTGGGTGCCCGCAAGTGCCGCTCCGCTCCCGCCAGATGTTACGAAGGTCGTCTCGTTTATCTTCCACGCCGACGACACTGGGAATGTAGCGAGAGACGATTCAAAAAAGCCAATACCTATGGGGACCGGTTTTTTTATCGGAATCAAGCTGGAAGACCCTACGAAGTCGGGCATCTATTTTGTTACTGCCAAGCATGTCCTGAAGGACGAACAAGGTCGATATCGCAAAAGAGTCTATGTCCGGGTGAATTCAAAAGAGGGAGACCCAAATCTCGCACCCCTAGATGTTTTACCGGGAGCTTCGAATGTCTACACTCACAGTGATGCTACGGTAGACCTTGCCGTTGTTCCGGTCGCGTTGGACGAACGCATTTTGGACTTCAGATTCATCGGCGAGGAACTGCTAACCACCAAACAGTCGCTCAAAGAGCTTAAGATAGGCGAAGGGTCCGACGTTTTCTTTGTTGGATTGTTCACTAGCTTTTACGGGCAGCGCAAGAACTTCCCAATCGCTCGCTTTGGGCGAGTAGCCATGATTTCGGACGAAAAGATTCCATGGCGAGATGGACCGAGCCAACCAATCCAAGAGGCAGACTTGTACCTTCTTGAAACGCAATCCTACGGAGGTAATAGTGGTTCCCCCGTATTCTTCTATTTGGGGCCAGACCGCATTCCGGGCCAGCTTTTCACCGGCGCAGACATTAAGCTCGCCGGGGTTATGCGAGGCACATTCCTGAATGGATCACCAATTCAGTTTAGGCAGTCCCCGACAGCTGTGATTCCTTTCTCAACTCAGAACATCGGCATTGCCGCGGTTACACCCGCTCACCTTTTGCACGATATTCTGTACTCCGAACCGTTGGTAAAAATGCGGGCGGCCATCGGTGGAGATAAGAAGCCCCAAGAGCCCGCCTCAATCAAGCCTACCGAACCGGCACAATAG
- a CDS encoding enoyl-CoA hydratase-related protein: MAGVKQTRDGAVGLLTLSEPASLNAMTPDLLGALAAAIAEMTADAEVRALVLTGEGRGFCSGQNLKASEALGSDIAAGVMRFYWPAFRALRECRVPVVVAVNGVAAGGGFSLAMAGDMIVAARSASFIQVFSRIGLVPDLGSTWLLPRLIGRQRALELMLLNEPLSAERALEWGLVRQVVDDANLLDEAVKLAQRLAAGPTRALVATRALLEESEHATYAAQFRREIETQAEIRKSEDALEGRNAFVEKRAARFSGR, translated from the coding sequence ATGGCCGGTGTGAAGCAGACGCGGGACGGCGCCGTCGGCCTCTTGACCCTGAGCGAGCCGGCGAGCCTGAACGCCATGACGCCCGACCTGCTCGGTGCCTTGGCTGCGGCCATCGCCGAGATGACCGCTGACGCTGAGGTGCGGGCGCTGGTGCTGACCGGCGAGGGCCGCGGCTTCTGCTCGGGCCAGAACCTCAAGGCGTCGGAGGCGCTGGGCAGCGACATCGCCGCCGGCGTGATGCGTTTCTATTGGCCGGCGTTCCGGGCGCTGCGCGAATGCCGCGTGCCGGTCGTGGTCGCGGTCAACGGCGTTGCGGCCGGCGGCGGCTTCAGCCTGGCGATGGCAGGCGACATGATCGTCGCGGCGCGTTCGGCGAGCTTCATCCAGGTCTTCAGCCGCATCGGCCTCGTGCCCGATCTCGGCTCGACCTGGCTGCTGCCGCGCCTGATCGGCCGCCAGCGCGCGCTCGAACTGATGCTGCTGAACGAGCCGCTTTCCGCCGAGCGGGCGCTGGAATGGGGCCTGGTGCGGCAGGTCGTCGATGACGCGAACCTGCTCGACGAGGCGGTCAAATTGGCCCAGCGCCTCGCCGCAGGACCGACCCGGGCGCTGGTCGCGACCCGCGCGCTGCTCGAGGAAAGCGAGCACGCGACTTACGCCGCACAATTCCGCCGCGAAATCGAGACGCAGGCCGAGATTCGCAAGAGCGAGGATGCGCTGGAGGGCCGCAATGCGTTCGTGGAGAAGCGCGCGGCGCGGTTCAGCGGGAGGTAG